The Arachis ipaensis cultivar K30076 chromosome B07, Araip1.1, whole genome shotgun sequence genome includes a window with the following:
- the LOC107606315 gene encoding NDR1/HIN1-like protein 13, whose amino-acid sequence MTEPASKPNGNGAINGTAAAPAVNGNQGPVKSQLYNPNRQVYRPQSHYHRRHRSGRSICCCCCFWTILIILAAALLAAIVGAALYVLYRPHQPQFSITNLRIARMNLTTSTDSPSHLTTLFNLTLIAKNPNNHLVFFYDPFTVTALSDSVFIGNGSLTAFESDKNNQTSLRAVVSGSQDLDTESLSTMRSALKKKKGFPVVIQMDTKVKMRMEWLKSKKVGIRVTCDGIRGTVPAGKSPAVASVIDSQCKVDLRIKIWKFSF is encoded by the coding sequence ATGACGGAACCAGCTTCCAAACCCAACGGAAACGGCGCAATTAACGGAACCGCCGCAGCCCCCGCGGTTAACGGCAACCAAGGCCCAGTCAAATCCCAGCTCTACAACCCCAACCGCCAAGTCTATCGCCCACAGTCGCACTACCACCGCCGGCACCGCTCCGGTCGCAGcatctgctgctgctgctgcttctgGACCATCCTCATCATCCTCGCCGCCGCACTCCTCGCCGCAATCGTAGGCGCCGCACTCTACGTTCTTTACCGGCCACACCAGCCGCAATTCTCCATCACCAACCTCCGCATTGCGAGGATGAACCTAACAACCTCCACTGACTCGCCGTCACACCTGACCACACTCTTCAACCTCACTCTCATCGCAAAGAACCCTAACAACCACCTTGTGTTCTTCTACGATCCGTTCACCGTGACGGCGCTGTCAGATTCCGTTTTCATTGGGAACGGGTCGCTAACAGCGTTTGAGTCCGACAAGAACAACCAGACGAGCTTGAGGGCGGTGGTGTCGGGGTCGCAGGATCTGGACACGGAGTCGCTGAGCACGATGAGATCGgcgctgaagaagaagaaagggttcCCGGTGGTGATTCAGATGGACACCAAGGTGAAGATGAGAATGGAGTGGCTCAAGAGCAAGAAGGTTGGCATCAGAGTCACCTGCGATGGGATCAGGGGCACCGTCCCCGCCGGCAAGTCGCCGGCTGTTGCTTCCGTCATCGACTCCCAGTGTAAGGTTGATCTCAGAATCAAGATCTGGAAGTTCTCTTTTTAG
- the LOC107606316 gene encoding NDR1/HIN1-like protein 13, with product MTEPASKPNGNGAINGTAAAPAVNGNQGPVKSQLYNPNRQVYRPQSHYHRRHRSGRSICCCCCFWTILIILAAALLAAIVGAALYVLYRPHQPQFSITNLRIARMNLTTSTDSPSHLTTLFNLTLIAKNPNNHLVFFYDPFTVTALSDSVFIGNGSLTAFESDKNNQTSLRAVVSGSQDLDTESLSTMRSALKKKKGFPVVIQMDTKVKMRMEWLKSKKVGIRVTCDGIRGTVPAGKSPAVASVIDSQCKVDLRIKIWKFSF from the coding sequence ATGACGGAACCAGCTTCCAAACCCAACGGAAACGGCGCAATTAACGGAACCGCCGCAGCCCCCGCGGTTAACGGCAACCAAGGCCCAGTCAAATCCCAGCTCTACAACCCCAACCGCCAAGTCTATCGCCCACAGTCGCACTACCACCGCCGGCACCGCTCCGGTCGCAGcatctgctgctgctgctgcttctgGACAATCCTCATCATCCTCGCCGCCGCACTCCTCGCCGCAATCGTAGGCGCCGCACTCTACGTTCTTTACCGGCCACACCAGCCGCAATTCTCCATCACCAACCTCCGCATTGCGAGGATGAACCTAACAACCTCCACTGACTCGCCGTCACACCTGACCACACTCTTCAACCTCACTCTCATCGCAAAGAACCCTAACAACCACCTTGTGTTCTTCTACGATCCGTTCACCGTGACGGCGCTGTCAGATTCCGTTTTCATTGGGAACGGGTCGCTAACAGCGTTTGAGTCCGACAAGAACAACCAGACGAGCTTGAGGGCGGTGGTGTCGGGGTCGCAGGATCTGGACACGGAGTCGCTGAGCACGATGAGATCGgcgctgaagaagaagaaagggttcCCGGTGGTGATTCAGATGGACACCAAGGTGAAGATGAGAATGGAGTGGCTCAAGAGCAAGAAGGTTGGCATCAGAGTCACCTGCGATGGGATCAGGGGCACCGTCCCCGCCGGCAAGTCGCCGGCTGTTGCTTCCGTCATCGACTCCCAGTGTAAGGTTGATCTCAGAATCAAGATCTGGAAGTTCTCTTTTTAG
- the LOC107606318 gene encoding uncharacterized protein LOC107606318 has product MGWVPRFNASRIWLPAFLFSLFILFFTPTIPRSHNHHHFVDMRNLLGVPNTINVITNFPFLVVGVLGFVLALDGAVFYISSQGEVYAWVVFYAGMVGVAFGSAYYHLKPDNHRVLWDTLPMMVAFSSLFSALVVERFGQRIGLFCLFALIFAAVLCVVYERNYNDIRFCMIFQLTLPLAIPVIAFMYSSKYTHSRYWFLATGIYLLAKFEGATDKKLYHANNYIISGHSLEHLCLSLIPIVLSIMLIYRESKFQRLVDLKDRHQRGGVNDDFSTELYMAETLQHTEQVKTN; this is encoded by the exons ATGGGTTGGGTACCAAGATTCAACGCAAGTCGTATATGGCTACCTgcatttctcttctctcttttcatcCTTTTCTTCACTCCCACTATCCCTCGCTCCCACAACCACCACCATTTCGTTGACATGCGCAATCTTCTCG GAGTTCCCAACACCATCAATGTCATCACAAATTTCCCTTTCTTAGTTGTGGGTGTTCTGGGCTTTGTTCTAGCCCTCGATGGAGCTGTCTTCTACATAAG TTCTCAAGGAGAAGTCTATGCTTGGGTAGTATTCTATGCTGGAATGGTAGGCGTGGCTTTTGGTTCTGCTTATTACCATTTGAAGCCTGACAACCACCGTGTGTTGTGGGACACTTTACCG AtgatggtggcattttcttcGCTTTTTTCTGCATTGGTTGTTGAGAGATTCGGCCAGAGGATCGGGTTGTTCTGCCTGTTTGCACTCATTTTTGCTGCCGTTCTTTGTGTAGTTTATGAACG AAATTATAATGACATTCGGTTCTGCATGATATTCCAGTTGACTCTTCCTCTAGCTATTCCAGTAATAGCATTTATGTATAGCTCCAAGTACACTCACTCAAGATATTGGTTTCTGGCTACAG GTATTTATCTGCTAGCCAAATTTGAAGGCGCTACTGACAAGAAACTTTACCATGCAAATAACTACATTATCAGCGGGCATTCTTTGGAACACTTATGCTTGTCGTTGATCCCAATTGTGCTCAGCATAATGCTCATCTACAGGGAATCTAAGTTTCAAAG GTTAGTTGATCTTAAAGATCGACATCAAAGAGGAGGAGTGAATGATGATTTTTCAACTGAGCTATATATGGCTGAGACTTTGCAGCACACTGAGCAAGTCAAAACAAACTAG
- the LOC107606320 gene encoding fe(2+) transport protein 3, chloroplastic (The sequence of the model RefSeq protein was modified relative to this genomic sequence to represent the inferred CDS: added 30 bases not found in genome assembly), with protein MFLIEDIWPPLQQFLSNTRLHSASIFQQLPEFMAACGDRDAELCRDDSAAFVLKFVAIASILLAGMAGIAIPLIGKHRRFLRTDGNLFVAAKAFAAGVIL; from the exons ATGTTTCTGATTGAG GATATCTGGCCACCACTCCAGCAATTCCTATCGAATACTCGTCTTCATTCAG CATCGATTTTCCAGCAACTGCCGGAATTCATGGCGGCGTGCGGGGACCGGGATGCCGAGCTCTGCCGTGATGACTCGGCCGCCTTCGTTCTCAAGTTCGTGGCCATCGCCTCCATCCTGCTCGCCGGAATGGCTGGGATCGCCATTCCGCTCATCGGAAAACACCGCAGATTCCTCCGAACAGACGGAAACCTATTCGTCGCCG
- the LOC107606317 gene encoding transcription factor HHO3 has product MSLGQSECSEQTSTDDPVFEEFIPIKKRASPDCDEEDDEEYYDDGEEQHSHRNKIQKEDSTNNNNNNSSCSTDKKKSDWLRSVQLWNPDPQPPKEDVPRKASVVEVKRSIGGAFQPFHREESTVGKVNASSSSLPTAKTPSSPPVPATSSTGPVSTGGNAGSGGKREEKGQGQRKQRRCWSQELHKRFLHALQQLGGADCKYFKKHNIISLSIFCYSLTFEISLLQFCS; this is encoded by the exons ATGTCCCTCGGCCAATCGGAGTGTTCGGAGCAGACATCAACGGACGATCCTGTTTTTGAGGAGTTCATTCCAATCAAGAAAAGGGCTTCACCTGATTGcgatgaagaagatgatgaagaatatTATGATGATGGTGAAGAGCAACATTCTCATAGAAACAAGATTCAAAAGGAGGATAGtaccaacaacaataataataacagcAGCTGCAGCACTGATAAGAAAAAATCTGACTGGCTCAGATCTGTTCAATTGTGGAACCCTGATCCCCAACCACCTAAAGAG GATGTGCCTAGAAAAGCGTCTGTTGTGGAAGTGAAGAGAAGCATTGGTGGTGCTTTTCAGCCATTTCACAGAGAGGAGAGCACTGTTGGAAAGGTTaatgcatcatcatcatcattgccaaCTGCCAAAACGCCTTCTTCTCCGCCGGTGCCAGCAACAAGTTCCACAGGACCTGTATCGACCGGAGGCAATGCTGGAAGCGGCGgtaaaagagaggagaaaggacAGGGTCAGAGGAAGCAGCGGCGGTGCTGGTCACAGGAACTACACAAACGGTTCCTTCATGCCCTTCAGCAGCTTGGAGGTGCAGATTGTAAGTATTTTAAGAAGCATAACATAATTTCCTTGTCAATTTTCTGTTACTCCCTAACTTTTGAGATTTCCCTCCTTCAATTTTGTAGCTAA